The Hyalangium gracile genome has a window encoding:
- a CDS encoding class I SAM-dependent methyltransferase → MLAQATSWLDGIYRQLANGGDVQAGMLTLHHGLFHLRRQWSRKDWRKFCLEAARVHPLRELLHQCPFTRHGYERPRGYAGDAALIDYLYAERVGEEHHLHPGGHIYRFMYQQPSPRSVRERRVLLAREIDTVASQVHRPRILSVACGHLREAELSHAVKEHRVGEFIAFDQDPMSLAEVARQHPETAIRPVCGSVRALLTGRTVFGHLDLAYSAGLYDYLSDNTARRLTQLLFDMLNPGGRLLVANFATCPEAGYLEAFMDWWLIYRDEDQMQALTLDIDPMQLASTRMFRDSEQNVIYLELTRR, encoded by the coding sequence ATGCTCGCTCAAGCGACCTCCTGGCTGGATGGCATCTACAGACAGCTCGCCAATGGGGGAGATGTGCAAGCGGGGATGCTGACCCTGCACCACGGTCTCTTCCACCTGCGCCGACAATGGAGCCGCAAGGACTGGCGCAAGTTCTGTCTCGAGGCGGCGAGGGTCCACCCGCTGAGAGAGCTGCTCCACCAGTGCCCCTTCACGCGCCACGGCTATGAGCGGCCACGGGGCTACGCGGGGGATGCGGCACTCATCGACTACCTCTACGCCGAGCGGGTGGGAGAGGAGCACCACCTCCACCCCGGGGGCCACATCTACCGCTTCATGTACCAGCAGCCGAGCCCTCGCAGCGTGCGGGAGCGGCGGGTGCTGCTGGCCAGGGAGATCGACACGGTGGCCTCGCAGGTGCACAGGCCCCGCATCCTCTCCGTCGCCTGTGGGCACCTGCGAGAGGCCGAGCTGTCCCACGCCGTGAAGGAGCACCGCGTCGGCGAGTTCATCGCCTTCGACCAGGATCCGATGAGCCTGGCCGAGGTGGCGCGCCAGCACCCGGAGACGGCCATCCGCCCGGTGTGCGGCTCGGTGCGCGCCCTGCTCACGGGCCGCACCGTGTTCGGACACCTGGACCTCGCCTACTCGGCGGGCCTGTACGACTACCTGTCCGACAACACCGCCCGGCGGCTGACGCAGCTCCTGTTCGACATGCTCAACCCGGGTGGGCGCCTGCTCGTGGCCAACTTCGCCACCTGCCCGGAGGCCGGCTACCTGGAGGCCTTCATGGACTGGTGGCTCATCTACCGCGATGAGGACCAGATGCAGGCCCTCACCCTGGACATCGATCCGATGCAGCTGGCCTCCACGCGCATGTTCCGCGACAGCGAGCAGAACGTCATCTACCTGGAGCTGACGCGGCGCTGA